The genome window TGCCCGCGGTGCGCCTGGGCGACCCGGCGCCGCCGGCCGCTCTCCAGGCAGCGCAGCAGCTCGCTGCGGCCCGCCGTGTAGCGCTCGCAGTCGGTGCCGGTCAACCCGTCCAGCTCGACGTCGCCCGGCGCCACCCCGCGCCCGCAGAGCAGCACCACCGAGCCGCGGACGGTCAGTTGGCCGGCCCACACGGTGCGCGCGTGGCCCGCCGGCCCCGGCCCGCTGCCGCGCTCCTCGTGGATCTGCACCGGCACCGGCTCGCCGGCCACGGTGATCCACTCCCGCAGGGTGCGGATCCGGCCCGGGCAGTCGCCCTCGTCCAGCCCCAGGTACTCGTAGATCCGGTCCCGCTCGCGCTCGATCAGCTCCTCCGGCTCGGGCAGCGGGGTGTAGCGCTCGATGCCCGGCTGGTAGGTGCGCACCGTGACGTACGGGCCGTCCAGCGAACTCCAGTCGCCGGATCTGACCTCCAGCCAGGAGACCTCGCCGCCGAGCAGCTCGTACCCGCTCAGCGCGTCGCTGTCGGCCCCCGGCCCGCCGACCGCCGGCGGCAGGCCGCGGGCGCCCCGGCCCGACCGGTCCACCCCGTAGACCGTGAAGTCCAGATCGGCGAACAGCTCCCGCAGCAACAGCTCCTGGTCGCGCAGGCGCTCCTCCTGCACCGGCTCCGCCGTCCAGCTCTCACCGCTGATCGTCACCTTCGCCGCACCCCCGGGCTCGCCCACGCTCGTTCCGCCGTCCCACGGCGCCGCGTGCAGGCGGACCGCGTCCGCCCACGATACGTGGGCGCGACCTGCTGGGCCATCAGCTTCCCTCGTACGGTTGGCAGATCGCCCCGGCCCCTCCCGGCGGCGGCCCGACCGCCCTAGGGTGTCGGTGCGTGCGCCCCGCCCCGGGGCGCCGGACCGGGAGCGGCCAGTGGACCCCAACCGCTACCACCTGCTGAGCACCTGGCGGCTGCCCGCGCCGCCCGGCGCCGTCTACCGGGCGCTGCGCGACGTGCCCGACTACCCGCTCTGGTGGCCGCAGGTGCGCGAGGTGCACCGGCTCGACGACGACGCCGGGCGGCTGCGGGTCCGCTCGCTGCTGCCCTACTCGCTGCGGTTCACCGCCCGGGAGCTGCGCCAGGACGAGGCCGCCGGGGTGCTGGAGGCCGAGCTCTCCGGCGACCTGGCCGGCTGGTCCCGGTGGAGCGTCGACGCGGACGGGCCGGGCCGCAGCCGGGCGGTCTTCGAGGAGGAGGTCCGCCCGGGCAAGCGGCTGATGCGGCTGCTCGCACTGCCCGGGCGGCCGCTCTTCCTGGCCAACCACGCGGTGATGATGCGGGCCGGCGAGCGCGGGCTGCGGCGGCGGCTCAGCGGCGAGCCGCCGCCCGGGTAGCCGGACTCAGTTCTGCGAGCGGGCCTTGAACGCGGCCTTGCGGGCCTCCTTCGCGACCTTCCGGTCCAGGTGCAGCTCGCCGACCGCCTCCAGCACCTGCGCGGTGTAGGGGTGGTCCACCCGCCAGAGCTCGCCGAAGAACGAGGCCGGGTTGTCGGTCACCGGCATCTGCGAGATCAGCTCGCGCAGGAACGCGGCGTCGCCCTCGCTGTCCAGCAGCTGCGCGGCGAAGGTGTCCACCGCGGTCCACAGCACCATCGCGCGCTCCGGCGCGGGCACGTCGGTCACCCCCTGGGCGACCAGGTAGGCCCGGGCACCGCCGCCCAGCTCCGGGTCGGCCAGCACCTCGCGGGCGGCCGGCTCGGCGGCCGGGCCGAGCTCGGTCAGCACCAGCTGGGCCAGCATCCGGCGCAGCGGGGCGGTGCGGTCGTCGCCGCGAGCGGCGTCCAGCACCTCACGGGCGGCGGCGACCGGCTCGCGCTCCGCCAGCCAGACCCGGATCTCCTGCTCGGGCAGCACGTTGGCGGCCTCCGCGATGCCCTGCAGCAGCGCGACCGCGTCGCCGGTGGCGTACTCGCCGATCAGCGGGGCCTCGTAGCCCTCGTCCAACAGCCACTGGCGGATGCCGTACTGGCCCAGCGGGGTCAGCTTGACCAGGCCGAACCGGGCCGCCTCGGCCTCGTCCGGCTCGACCGGCTCGCCCTCGGCGGCCCGCCCGGCCGGCTCCGCCCCGCCCGCCGACTCGTCCTCCTCGTCGAAGAGCTCGGGGTCGATCGGCTGGTACTCCAGCAGCCCGATCTCGGCCAGGTCGGCGAGCATCGGGTCCAGGGCGACCATCACGTCGGTGATGTCGCCGAGCATCTCCTCGTCCGGGTCCTCCCCGTCCGGCACCACCAGCAGCGCGGCCAGCACGCCCAGCGGCACCGTCTCCTGGCCCGGCTCGGCGAAGGCGGTGGCCTCGTAGAGCACCTGCAGCGCCTCGTCGAGCAGTTCGGCGGCCTCCGCCTGGACCTCCTCGTACTGGGCGAGCAGCTCCTCGGCGCGCTCCTCGTCGGCCTGCTCGCCCGCGTCCGGCTCGGCGTCCAGCGGCTCGATCTCGGCGGCCAGCTCGGCGATCACGTCGGCGGCCGAGAGCCACATCTCCAGCACCGCCTCCGGGTCGCCGGCCTCCACCGGGGCCAGCTCCTCGCTCGGGCCGGCCGCCCGGTGGCCCTCCTCGTCGTGCGCGAGCACCACCAGCTCCAGGTCGCAGGCCAGCGACCAGGCGCGCATCGCCTCCAGCACCGCCTCCTCCGCCACCTCGCCCTCGGCCGGGGCCAGGTCCAGGAAGCGGGCGGCCTCCTCGCGGTCCGGCTCGGGCAGGTCGCCCAGCTCGTCCACCGGCCGGGTCGGCGCGGCCCAGCGGGCCAGCCGCACGGCCCGCTGCACCAGCGGCACCTCCAGCGCGGCCGCCACCAGCTCGGCCTCCGGGGCCAGCCGCACCGGCGGCACCAGCACCGGCTGGTCGTCCGCGTCCTGCGAGCTCTGCGCGCCGTAGAGGTCGGCGAGGTCGAAGTCGGCGGGCAGCAGGCTCTCGGCCGGCAGCGCGCCCGGTTCGGCCGACGGGTGGTCAGTGTTCTTGCGGCGTCGTCCGGCCATCGGGCGCGATCTCCTCGGAAAAAGGGGTCCTGCGGGGTGCTGCACTGCGATCAGCGTATCGGCCGAGTCGCCAACCGTGCCCGTCCTGCGGGGGGCGCGCGCCACCCGCGCACGCCCCTCACCTGCCACCCCGTATCCTTTGACCTCGACTGCACATCACGCACCACCTCGGCACCGCACCTCCTCGGCCACCACCACAGCGCCGACGAACGGCAACGCCCCGGCACACCCCGCCGGCCCGGGGTGGCGCCCGGCCACATCAGGAGATCCCTGCCATGGCGGACCTCTCCCCCGCCGGCCCCGGCCTGCCCACAGGGCAGCTGACCGGCACCCGGCTCTCGGAGGCCCTGCTCCCCCTGGAACTCGCCCCCCGCGGCCAGCTCCAGCTCTCCGCGCTCAGCCGCTGGAACGCCGTGCGCGGCGTCCGGGTGGCCCTGGTCGCCCTCGCCCTGCTGTTCCTGCTGATCGGCGCGAACCTGGCCACCCCGGTCTACCCGCTCCTCCAGCAGCGCCTCGGCCTGACCGCCTTCGACACCACCCTGCTCTTCACGGTCTACGTCTTCGCCCTGGTCCCGGTGCTGGCCGCGGTCGGCCACTGGTCCGACCTGCTCGGCCGGCGCGCGCTGCTGCTCACCGCCGTGCTGCTGGCCGCCGGCGGCGACGCGGTCTTCGCCACCGCCCACGGCTTCGGCCAGCTCGCCGCCGGACGCGCGATCCAGGGCATCGCGGTGGGCCTGTCCACCGGCGCGGCCGGCGCGGCGCTGGGCGACCTGCTGCCCGACCACCAGACGCTGGCCGCCAAGCTCACCCTGGCCTGCTCGGCCGGCGGCGTGGCGCTCGGCCCGATCGTCGGCGCGGCGCTGGCCACCGGGCACAACCCGCTGCTCACCCCGTTCGCGGTGCACGCCGTCGCGCTGCTGGCGCTGGCCGTGCCGCTCGCCGTGGTGCACCCGCGGATGCCCGGCGCCCGCCGCCACCCGGCCGAGCCGCCGCGCATCACCACCGCCTTCCACCTGCGCCCGCGCCGGCTGGCCGTCCCCGCCGAGGCCCGGCGCACCTTCCTGCTGGCGGCCGGCACCGGCTTCGTCTCGTACGCGGTCTTCGGGGTCTACCTGAGCCTGGCGCCCGCCTTCTCGGCGCACCTGCTGAACACCCACGCCCCGATGGCCGGCGCGGTGGTCGCCGCCCTGCTGCTCGGCTCCTCGGCCTGCGCCCAGCTGCTGGTCCCGCCGACCAGCAATCCGCGGCTGATCGCCCTCGGCATGACCGGCCTGGCGCTGGGCCTCTTCCTGGTGGTGCTGGCCCAGTACGCCCACCAGCCGGCCCTGCTCTTCGTCGGCAGCCTGCTCGGCGGCACCTGCCAGGGCCTGGCCTTCCGCTCGCTCTTCACCACCGCGGTCGCCGCCATGGCCCCGGGCCGCCGCGCCGCCGAGATGTCCACCCTCTGGGTGATCGTCTACCTGGGCTCCTCGGCCCCGATCGTCGCCGTCGGCGCCCTCGCCCGCGCCTACGGCCTGCTCCCCACCATCAGCGGCTTCGCCGCGGTGGCCGCCACGGCCTGCCTGGGGCTCGCGGCGGGCGTGGTGCGGCGGCGCTGACGGGGGGTCAGTCGGACCAGGGACGCCAGAGGCCGGTGTCGATCTCGACGCCGAAGGGCTCGGGGACCGTCAACGGATCCCCGAGCTTCCAGCTCTCCAGCACCTCGTACCGCCCAGCCGCGCGGTCCGGCGCCCCGAACAGGGTGACGCCGGGCCGCCGCGGGTCGCGGTCGACCAGCAGGTAGAACGGGACGCCGCAACGGGCGTAGCCGCTCCACTTGGTGGGGCGGCGATCGAGGACGGGTTCCCGGTCGCTGCGGGCGTTGGACTGCGAGGTGACTTCGACGACCAGCTGCAGCTGCTCCGGGTAGACGTGGAGCACCTCGTCCGCCCGGCTCTGCAGGTCGGTCTCCCGGTCCACCACGACCATGTCGGGAATGTACCCATCGCCAATGCTGATCAGGTCGAGGTTGACGGTCTGGACACTCCTCCAGCGAAAACCCGGATCGATGCGCTTCGCGAACCCGAAGGCATCACTGATGTCGGTGAGGATCCCAGCGTGCGGATAGACGGGCGCAGGTGACACGACGAACTCCCCACCGATCACCTCGACCCGCGTGCCGTCATCCGGCACGTGCAGGTACTCGGCCAGTTCACCCCGCGCCCAGAGCGCGTAGGGCGTGTCGGGCAGGGCCCACTGGCCGTAGGCAAGAACAGACATGGACGTTGCTCCCTCCTCGGTCGCAGCCCCAGCCTGGCCGCACGTAGCCAGATATACCACTGCCGTGCGACCCGCCCACTCGAAGAGGGGAATCGCACGGCAGCGGCGTTGACGAGGCGTCAGCTCAGACGTTGAAGCCCAGCGCCCGCAGCTGCTCGCGGCCGTCGTCGGTGATCTTGTCGGGGCCCCACGGGGGCATCCAGACCCAGTTGATCCGCAGGTCCTTGACCAGGCCGTCGGTGGCGGTCTTGGCCTGGTCCTCGATCACGTCGGTGAGCGGGCAGGCGGCGGAGGTGAGGGTCATGTCGATGGTGGCGGTGTCGTCCTCATCGATGTGGATCCCGTAGATCAGGCCTAGGTTGACCACGTCGATGCCGAGCTCGGGGTCGACCACGTCCATCAGGGCCTCGGTGAGGTCCTCGACGGAGACGGTGCCGGCGGTGGTGCCGACGATGGCCACGGGGCCCTCGGTCGGCGCCGCTTCCGCCGCTGCTGCTTCTGGGGTGTCGCTCATGGGAGTGTGGGTTCCTTTCAGGCCGGGTGGGCGGCGAGGGCCTTGGCGGTGGCGTCCTTCCAGGCCATCCAGCTGAGCAGGGCGCACTTGACCCGGGCGGGGTACTTGGAGACGCCGGCGAACGCGACCGCGTCCTCCAGCACCTCCTCGTCGCCCTCGCCCTGGCCCTTGCTCTGCATCAGCTCCAGGAAGGCCTCCTGGATCTGCTGCGCCTCGCCGACCGGCTTGCCGACCAGCAGGTCGTTGAGCACGGAGGCGCTGGCCTGGCTGATCGAGCAGCCCTGCGACTCGTAGGAGACGTCGGCGACGGTCTGACCGTCGAGCCGGACCCGCAGGGTGATCTCGTCACCGCAGGTGGGGTTGACGTGGTGGACCTCGGCGTCGCCGTCCCGCAGCCCCTTGCCGTGGGGGTTGCGGTAGTGGTCCAGGATGATCTCCTGGTACATCGAGTCCAGCTTCATGACACCGTCCCGTCTCAGCCGAAGAAGTTGCGCACGTGGTGCAGGCCGTCGACCAGCAGGTCGACCTCGTGCGGCGTCGAGTACAGGTAGAACGACGCCCTGGTGGTCGCCGGAATTCCGTACCGCAGGCAGACCGGCCGGGCGCAGTGGTGGCCGACCCGCACGGCGATGCCCTGCTCGTCCAGCACCTGGCCGACGTCGTGCGGGTGGATGTCGCCGAGCACGAAGGAGATCGCCGCACCGCGGTCCACGGCCGAGTTGGGGCCGATGATCCGCAGCTCGGGCACCTCCTGCAGCCGGTTCACCGCGTACTCGGTGATGGCGTGCTCGTGCGCCGCGATCCGCGCCATGCCGACGTTCGACAGGTAGTCGATCGCCGCGCCGAGGCCCACGGCCTGGGCGATCGGCGGGGTGCCGGCCTCGAACTTGTGCGGGGCCGGGGCGTAGGTGGACGAGCCCATGGTGACGGTCTCGATCATCTCGCCGCCGCCGAGGAACGGGGGCAGGTCCTCCAGCAGCTCCTGACGGCCCCACAGGACGCCGATGCCGGTCGGGGCGAGCATCTTGTGGCCGGTGAAGGCGACGAAGTCGGCCTCCAGCTGCTGCACGTCCAGCACCATGTGCGGGGCGGCCTGGGAGGCGTCGATCACCACCAGGGCGCCGACGTCCTGGGCGCGGCGGACGATCGCCTCGACCGGGTTGACGGTGCCGAGCAGGTTGGAGACCAGGGTGAAGGAGACCACCTTGGTCTTCTCGGTGATCAGCTGCTCGATGTTCGCCAGGTCGAGCCGGCCGTCGTCGGTCAGCCCGAACCACTTCAGCTTCGCGCCGGTGCGCTGCGCCAGCAGCTGCCACGGCACGATGTTGGAGTGGTGCTCCATCTCGGTGATCACGATCTCGGACTCGGCGTCGACCCGGTACGGGTCCTCCGCCCAACCGAGCATGTTGGCAACCAGGTTGAGCGACTCCGAGGCGTTCTTGGTGAAGATCACCTCATTGCGGCTGGGCGCGTTGATGAACGCCGCGACCTTGTCCCGGGCGCCCTCGTAGAGCGCGGTCGCCTCCTCGGCGAGCACGTGGACGCCGCGGTGCACGTTGGCGTTGTGCTGCTCGTAGTAGGCGGAGAGCGCTTCCAGGACCTGCCGGGGCTTCTGCGAGGTCGCCGCGTTGTCCAGGTAGACCAGGGGCTTGTCGTCGTGGAGCAGCCGCTGCAGGATCGGGAAGTCCTTGCGGATCGCGTCCGTGTCCAGGAGGCCCGGCAGGGTCAGGTCAGTCACTCTGACGCGCCGCCCTTCACGTAGGCCTCGTAGCCCTCGTTCTCCAGCTTGTCGGCCAGCTCGGCGCCACCGGACTCGACGATCCGGCCGGCCGCGAAGACGTGCACGAAGTCGGGCTGGATGTAGCGCAGGATGCGGGTGTAGTGGGTGACCAGCAGGGTGCCGACCTCGCCGGTCGAGCGGACCCGGTTGATGCCCTCGGAGACGATGCGCAGCGCGTCGACGTCCAGGCCGGAGTCGGTCTCGTCGAGGATCGCGATCTTCGGCTTGAGCAGCTCCAGCTGGAGGATCTCGTGGCGCTTCTTCTCGCCGCCGGAGAAGCCCTCGTTGACGTTGCGCTCGGCGAAGGCCGGGTCCATCTGCAGCGCGGCCATGGCCTCCTTGACCTCCTTGACCCACAGCCGCAGCTTGGGGGCCTCGCCGCGGATCGCGGTGGCGGCGGTGCGCAGGAAGTTGGAGACCGAGACGCCGGGCACCTCGACCGGGTACTGCATGGCCAGGAAGACGCCGGCCCGGGCGCGCTCGTCCACCGACATGGCCAGCACGTCCTCGCCGTCCAGCAGCACCTCACCACCGGTGACGGTGTACTTCGGGTGGCCGGCCAGCGAGTAGGCCAGGGTGGACTTGCCGGAACCGTTCGGGCCCATGATGGCGTGGGTCTCGCCCTGCTTGACCGTCAGGTCGACGCCGCGCAGGATCTCGCGCGGACCGCCCTCGGCCTCGACGGAGACGTGCAGATCGCGGATTTCAAGGGTTGCCATGGTGCTCAGGACTCCTGGGACACGGAGACGAGCACGTCGTCCCCTTCGATCTTTACGGGGTAAACGGGAACCGGCCGGGTGGCGGGCAGACCGGAGGGCTTGCCGGTGCGCAGGTCGAAGCTGGAGCCGTGCAGCCAGCACTCGATCATGCAGTCCTCGACCTCGCCCTCGGAGAGCGACACGTTCGCGTGCGAGCAGATGTCGTTGATCGCGAACACCTCGCCCTCGGTGCGGACCAGGGAGACGGGCACCCCGCCGACCTCGACCCGCTTGGGGGTGTCCTCGGCGAGCTCGCTCAGCGAGCAGGCACGCAGAAAAGCAGTAGCTGAGGTTCGCTCGCTACGCTCGCTCACGCGACACCCGCCAGCTCGGCCTCGATCTTCTCCATCAGCTGGTCGTGGAGCTCCGGCACGCCGATCTGCTGGACCAGCTCGGCGAAGAAGCCGCGCACCACCAGGCGGCGGGCCTCCTCCTCCGGGATGCCGCGGGCCTGCAGGTAGAACAGCTGCTCGTCGTCGAAGCGGCCGGTCGCGGAGGCGTGCCCGGCGCCGACGATCTCGCCGGTCTCGATCTCCAGGTTCGGGATCGAGTCCACCCGGGCGCCGTCGGTCAGCACCAGGTTGCGGTTGTGCTCGTAGGTGTCGGTGCCCTCGGCGGCCGCGCGGATCAGCACGTCGCCGACCCAGACCGCGTGCGCGTCCTGGCCCTGCAGGGCGCCCTTGTAGACCACGTTGGACCGGCAGTGCGGGGTGTCGTGGTCGATCTGCAGCCGGTGCTCCAGGTGCTGGCCGGCGTCGGCGAAGTAGAGGCCGAAGAGCTCGGCCTCGCCGCCGGGGGCGGCGTAGGTGACCCGCGGGTGGATCCGGACCAGGTCGCCGCCGAAGGTCACCACGACCGACTTGAGCGAGGCGTCCCGGCCGATCAGCGCGGTCTGCTGGGCGGCGTGCACCGCGTCGCGCTCCCAGTCCTGCACCGAGACGAAGGTGAGCTTCGCCCCGTCGCCGACCAGCAGCTCGACGTTGGCGGCGCGGGTGCCGCTGCCGGTGTGGTTCAGCACCACCACGGCCTCGGCGAACGGCTTGACCTCGATCACCACGTGGGCGAAGCGGACACCGCCCTCGCCGTGCACGTCGATCTTGACCGGCTCGGTGAGCACCGCGTCCTTGGGGACGGTGACCACCAGGGCCTGCTCGAAGCCGCTGAAGGCCTGCGCGGCGACCCGGTCGACCGGCTTGCCGGCCTTGCCGATCCGGGCGTCGTCGCGGCCCACGGTCTCGGCGGTGACGCCGTCCGGCAGGGCCAGGTCGATCTTGTCGCTGCCCTGCTCGGCGGGGACCGCCGTGCCGTCGTGCAGCCCGCCGAGGCGGTGCAGCGGGGTGAACCGCCAGTCCTCCTCGCGGCCGGTGGGCACCGGGAAGTCGTTCACGTCGTACGAGGGCTTGACCGCGACTCGGGCGTCGATCGGCTGCTGGACCGTGGCCCGGCCGGTGCCGGGCCCGGCCAGCTGCACGCCGGCACCGGCGGTGCCGACCTCGATCGATCCGGCGGTCGTCGAGCCGGAGGTGT of Kitasatospora viridis contains these proteins:
- a CDS encoding SRPBCC family protein, with protein sequence MDPNRYHLLSTWRLPAPPGAVYRALRDVPDYPLWWPQVREVHRLDDDAGRLRVRSLLPYSLRFTARELRQDEAAGVLEAELSGDLAGWSRWSVDADGPGRSRAVFEEEVRPGKRLMRLLALPGRPLFLANHAVMMRAGERGLRRRLSGEPPPG
- a CDS encoding MFS transporter; protein product: MADLSPAGPGLPTGQLTGTRLSEALLPLELAPRGQLQLSALSRWNAVRGVRVALVALALLFLLIGANLATPVYPLLQQRLGLTAFDTTLLFTVYVFALVPVLAAVGHWSDLLGRRALLLTAVLLAAGGDAVFATAHGFGQLAAGRAIQGIAVGLSTGAAGAALGDLLPDHQTLAAKLTLACSAGGVALGPIVGAALATGHNPLLTPFAVHAVALLALAVPLAVVHPRMPGARRHPAEPPRITTAFHLRPRRLAVPAEARRTFLLAAGTGFVSYAVFGVYLSLAPAFSAHLLNTHAPMAGAVVAALLLGSSACAQLLVPPTSNPRLIALGMTGLALGLFLVVLAQYAHQPALLFVGSLLGGTCQGLAFRSLFTTAVAAMAPGRRAAEMSTLWVIVYLGSSAPIVAVGALARAYGLLPTISGFAAVAATACLGLAAGVVRRR
- a CDS encoding Uma2 family endonuclease is translated as MSVLAYGQWALPDTPYALWARGELAEYLHVPDDGTRVEVIGGEFVVSPAPVYPHAGILTDISDAFGFAKRIDPGFRWRSVQTVNLDLISIGDGYIPDMVVVDRETDLQSRADEVLHVYPEQLQLVVEVTSQSNARSDREPVLDRRPTKWSGYARCGVPFYLLVDRDPRRPGVTLFGAPDRAAGRYEVLESWKLGDPLTVPEPFGVEIDTGLWRPWSD
- a CDS encoding metal-sulfur cluster assembly factor, producing MSDTPEAAAAEAAPTEGPVAIVGTTAGTVSVEDLTEALMDVVDPELGIDVVNLGLIYGIHIDEDDTATIDMTLTSAACPLTDVIEDQAKTATDGLVKDLRINWVWMPPWGPDKITDDGREQLRALGFNV
- the sufU gene encoding Fe-S cluster assembly sulfur transfer protein SufU — protein: MKLDSMYQEIILDHYRNPHGKGLRDGDAEVHHVNPTCGDEITLRVRLDGQTVADVSYESQGCSISQASASVLNDLLVGKPVGEAQQIQEAFLELMQSKGQGEGDEEVLEDAVAFAGVSKYPARVKCALLSWMAWKDATAKALAAHPA
- a CDS encoding cysteine desulfurase; this encodes MTLPGLLDTDAIRKDFPILQRLLHDDKPLVYLDNAATSQKPRQVLEALSAYYEQHNANVHRGVHVLAEEATALYEGARDKVAAFINAPSRNEVIFTKNASESLNLVANMLGWAEDPYRVDAESEIVITEMEHHSNIVPWQLLAQRTGAKLKWFGLTDDGRLDLANIEQLITEKTKVVSFTLVSNLLGTVNPVEAIVRRAQDVGALVVIDASQAAPHMVLDVQQLEADFVAFTGHKMLAPTGIGVLWGRQELLEDLPPFLGGGEMIETVTMGSSTYAPAPHKFEAGTPPIAQAVGLGAAIDYLSNVGMARIAAHEHAITEYAVNRLQEVPELRIIGPNSAVDRGAAISFVLGDIHPHDVGQVLDEQGIAVRVGHHCARPVCLRYGIPATTRASFYLYSTPHEVDLLVDGLHHVRNFFG
- the sufC gene encoding Fe-S cluster assembly ATPase SufC; translation: MATLEIRDLHVSVEAEGGPREILRGVDLTVKQGETHAIMGPNGSGKSTLAYSLAGHPKYTVTGGEVLLDGEDVLAMSVDERARAGVFLAMQYPVEVPGVSVSNFLRTAATAIRGEAPKLRLWVKEVKEAMAALQMDPAFAERNVNEGFSGGEKKRHEILQLELLKPKIAILDETDSGLDVDALRIVSEGINRVRSTGEVGTLLVTHYTRILRYIQPDFVHVFAAGRIVESGGAELADKLENEGYEAYVKGGASE
- a CDS encoding bifunctional 3-phenylpropionate/cinnamic acid dioxygenase ferredoxin subunit, translating into MSERSERTSATAFLRACSLSELAEDTPKRVEVGGVPVSLVRTEGEVFAINDICSHANVSLSEGEVEDCMIECWLHGSSFDLRTGKPSGLPATRPVPVYPVKIEGDDVLVSVSQES
- the sufD gene encoding Fe-S cluster assembly protein SufD gives rise to the protein MAEQNTSGSTTAGSIEVGTAGAGVQLAGPGTGRATVQQPIDARVAVKPSYDVNDFPVPTGREEDWRFTPLHRLGGLHDGTAVPAEQGSDKIDLALPDGVTAETVGRDDARIGKAGKPVDRVAAQAFSGFEQALVVTVPKDAVLTEPVKIDVHGEGGVRFAHVVIEVKPFAEAVVVLNHTGSGTRAANVELLVGDGAKLTFVSVQDWERDAVHAAQQTALIGRDASLKSVVVTFGGDLVRIHPRVTYAAPGGEAELFGLYFADAGQHLEHRLQIDHDTPHCRSNVVYKGALQGQDAHAVWVGDVLIRAAAEGTDTYEHNRNLVLTDGARVDSIPNLEIETGEIVGAGHASATGRFDDEQLFYLQARGIPEEEARRLVVRGFFAELVQQIGVPELHDQLMEKIEAELAGVA